In Lolium perenne isolate Kyuss_39 chromosome 5, Kyuss_2.0, whole genome shotgun sequence, the sequence GAAACTAGCTTGCAAGCGCTACTGGCAGAAGCTGGGAGCGGTGTAGATGATGTGGAGGCAGTCGTGGGTTGCTCAACGTTGCCTGGTGAGTCAACGCCGGCGGCTGCCGCTGGCGACAGCATCAGCTCAACCTCGGGCAACTCTGTTGCTGGAGGCCAAAGCACTGTACGCGGCGTGTTGGGGGCACAGGCTGAGGTGTCCGTGATCGCTGGAGACGACGTGGGAGAACGCGCCGTCGTCTCAGGTTGGAAGAGGAGGTAATTGACACTCTCCTCCAAAATCTGATTAAGATCTGACATGATGATGCCCTCTAATGGTGCGGCTATTATGGTACTGTAGATAGGTCCATTTTATTCATGTCTACACAGTTGGTGTCATACTGAGCTCATATATATATCTAGACCCAAAAATGGTGTAGGTTCAGTTCATATCCTCTACCAAAAAAAATATATCCTGACATCATCTTGATCTTTTTAAGTAGTCAGGCAATGCTAATGCAGTGACCAAGCCAGGTTAATTGGCGTGTCGTCTGTTTAGTATGGTAGATTGCCGGGTGATTTTTTAAGTGCTGCTGTATGTGCAGCAAATGCGTTGAATTTGGTTGCACCTAATTATAAAGTTGTGTGCCTTCGTTGTGGTAGGAATATATGGGACGAAACATGTGCAACCACTCTGCGATACGAGTTTATTCTGCTTGTGGATGCTGGTTTTTTATAGTAATGGAAAACTGGAGTGCACAGACAGCTTGGCTGCGACAGAATCCCTCATTATTGTTTTACCGATAGAAAACAAATCTTGCATCATGGTTTTGATAAATCGTTGTTTGCCCGCAGGCCCCGCGTGGGGAAAGCCCCTCCTGAAAGACCCCTGAACTCAGCACGGGTCACGGCACTTGAGTGGACTCTGCGCGAATTTCCGGCCCGCAGTAGCGGCGAAGTGATTGTTCCAGAGGTTGGGGTTACTTTTGATTCGATAGGCGAGGCCTATGACTTTTACAATCTGTACTCATGGGAACGTGGTTCGGAGTTAGATATGGCAAAAGCCGGCTGAATGTGGATCGAGTGAAGTGCATGCAAGAGATAGTCTGCGGGTGTTCGGTGAGTACTTGTCCTAGTTGCATTCCCATCTGGGAGAAACTCAGTCCTAACACTGTATGTTTTTGTTGTCGCCCCAATTTTCAGGGTAGGCCTCGATCAAAAAATTCTCAGTCAACGAGATGCCTGTGCCCTGCCCTCATCCGCTTGCTGCGGTCAAAGGACAATGGGTGGTACA encodes:
- the LOC127298765 gene encoding uncharacterized protein isoform X2 gives rise to the protein MRMAEGFFGDLEPSLQALLAEAGSGVDDVEAVVGCSTLPGESTPAAAAGDSISSTSGNSVAGGQSTVRGVLGAQAEVSVIAGDDVGERAVVSGWKRRPRVGKAPPERPLNSARVTALEWTLREFPARSSGEVIVPEIWQKPAECGSSEVHARDSLRVFG
- the LOC127298765 gene encoding uncharacterized protein isoform X1, which translates into the protein MRMAEGFFGDLEPSLQALLAEAGSGVDDVEAVVGCSTLPGESTPAAAAGDSISSTSGNSVAGGQSTVRGVLGAQAEVSVIAGDDVGERAVVSGWKRRPRVGKAPPERPLNSARVTALEWTLREFPARSSGEVIVPEGWIVYKVGEPIEKHAAKIYTRTTFEKFQECLYKAGSYYVDELVPGEVYAATHFDSESREKWCKVKYKITVSAGCYTCECGM